The genomic window TTTGGAAGTTGATCCGGGCGGTGGACAGCAGGCTCGTGGTGGCCATGAGGACGTTCAGATCGGTGTATGCAACATGATCGGAAGGTAAGCAGCATAGAGTGGAAAGTCTTTGTCTGTCGTGAAGATGGCAAGCTTGTGGTGAATGGCGACCGCGCAGATGAGAAAATCAGTGTTTGAGCCCTGAATCCCTTTCGTGCGGCAGAGGTTAAAGAACCGAGCTGCCGTAACATGATCGTCGGTTGCGATTGGCAGGTCTGGGAAGGCGGCCAGATGAACCGCCAGTGTTTTGAATTGCGCCTCGTCACGAATACCTGAGAGGAGTTCTTGCCGAATTGGTCCGATCATGCACACTCGGCCGTCGGAGATCAGGTTGCGGAGTTCCACGGCCGGCGCGGAAGCGCTCTGGCCCTTGCGGCGGAGCGCCAGAGACCACACGCTGGTGTCCACCAGGACCTTCATCGGCGCGCGCGCTGCTTTTTGTAATCGTATGTGGGATCGTAGTCGATCGTCCCGAATAGCGAGCCGATCTTGTCCTGCTCTAAGCGGTGGATGTAGTCGATCAGGGCCTGGGTGACCGCGGCTTTTTTTGTCCGGTGTTTGCCAAGCCTTACGGCCTGCGTGATCAGCGCGTCATCAATTTGAAGATTGGTCGCCATACAGATCACCTCCACACATATCTGTACACTGATGAATGTGTGATGTCAAGCCCTCTTCACTAGGGCGGGGTTCCGAGGTGGGCAGCGCAACGCCCACGATGGTTCCGGCTTACGCCTTTATGACCTTGTCTCGGGGGATGCCTTTGAAGGCGTTCCGCGTCGTTACGATCAGAGGGGCGCGCTGAGTAGTCTCTTCGCGTTAAAGGCGGAAGTCTCAAGAGGGGAAGCGGTGGAGGGCCTCACCCAAGTACGTGTCGTGGTGCTCGGAGATATCTTGACGGCCACTCGAGCCTAAGGCGACGATCTTCAGGTACGTCTCCGTGGGAAGGAGAGGTAGCCCTTGGCGCTCTTCCAGGTGCTGTTTCACAAGACGTCGCATGAGCTCAGCCAAGGAGATTCGCTGTGCCTTGGCCTCAGCCCGCAAGGCTTCGAGCTGTTCAGGGTCGAAATATGCCATTGTCCGCGCTTTCACCGTTCACTCCTTTTGAGGTGTTACAAATAGCATTATAATGCTAATGTCAGATATATCCAATATTTTCCGGAGCTTGGGACCCTGCCATGAGCTTTGTCGAAGGGTCGGTCTTAAACATCCAAGCCGTTTCCTTCGACCAGCTCATGACGAACGACTGGGGGATGTCGAGGGGCTAATCACGAACGGAAGATGAAGGGATTTATCACGCACTACTTATGCAGTCTTCTTCACTGTTATAACCACTTTGATCTGTCGACCCGCCATGTCAGGCTTCCTGTTTATACGCCGCAGCAGATCCTGGGCTGACAATGGTGGCCCAGCTCTCAACCCCCAGACTCTTCGGCATCGACGACCTTATCGGCGATCGCTTCCCACTGGGAGCGGGGAGCAGACAGATAGTGGAACGTGAAATAGTGGGCCAGCTCGTGGATCAGAAGGGTACGGTCGAAATGCGGAATCAGGATCCTGTTTGCATGAGGGACGTAGAGTGCGAGGGCGATACCAGCCTGCGCCTTGGCCGATCGGCCGAGCCGGAGATACTCCTGATGGATCTGGGCAGGGGAGACGACGAGTACCTGCGGCCGGGGTTTGGAAGGGTCCGGAGTGATGCCCATGAGACGGGCGACATCGAGATAGACCTGGTCAACCGTATTCGGGTCGATTTCGCGGTCACTGAAGTTCAGGATGTCGGCGTGGAGCCCCGCCCGAACACCCGGACTGGCCAGATACTGAACGCTGCCAAGGCACCCCTGGAGCAGAAGGGGTAGCAGAACCAGCGCACAACCAACGAGGTAGGATCGTACCTGGAGTGCAAACATGGCAACCGCTCCTTTCACTGAAGGTCGCTTTCCGTGAAAGGAGCGGTTGGGAGTGCCGCCCTTCCTTTCTTCGGTAACCCCGCTGTCAGCCTGATTGCTGACCGGTGGCTTTGCGTCCCAGCCTTACGACTGGTTTGCCTTTATCGGAAAGGACCCTTCTATGCCAGTTAAGATAGGCAATGGTTGTGCCAATAGACCGTCAGGCTATTGCTGTTCTACCATTGGAAATGACTCCACTATTTTCACCAGGTTACGTTGATATGCCGGGATGGATGATCCCGAATGCAAGACCAGACATGCTGAAGGATTCAGGTACTGCAGTTCCGCGTCACAATTTCTGTCACGCTGATGACAAAATGAGGTCAGAGCGAACGGGTGTGTGGGATCGGCGTACGCGATGTGGAGAAAGAGGGAGGAACTACATTACTCGGGTTATAAAAATTACCATTCGTCGGCTGCGGCGATACACCGGGATTACCCGATTGCCTGGAGGGAGAGGAGGTCTTTATTGGTCCCCCCTCGCCTCGGTTGGAGGGGAGGGGGGGGTGAGGAGGGACTTTCTGGGCAATGATGTCCTTAATTCTGTTCCTGGTTATCATACAGTGACGGGCGCTCAGGCTGACCGTTCACAGCTCGTCCTGGCGAGATAACGCGAACCGCGTTGAGCGTGAT from Candidatus Methylomirabilota bacterium includes these protein-coding regions:
- a CDS encoding type II toxin-antitoxin system VapB family antitoxin, which translates into the protein MATNLQIDDALITQAVRLGKHRTKKAAVTQALIDYIHRLEQDKIGSLFGTIDYDPTYDYKKQRARR
- a CDS encoding ribbon-helix-helix protein, CopG family, translating into MKARTMAYFDPEQLEALRAEAKAQRISLAELMRRLVKQHLEERQGLPLLPTETYLKIVALGSSGRQDISEHHDTYLGEALHRFPS
- a CDS encoding PIN domain-containing protein, producing the protein MKVLVDTSVWSLALRRKGQSASAPAVELRNLISDGRVCMIGPIRQELLSGIRDEAQFKTLAVHLAAFPDLPIATDDHVTAARFFNLCRTKGIQGSNTDFLICAVAIHHKLAIFTTDKDFPLYAAYLPIMLHTPI